A single window of Nicotiana tomentosiformis chromosome 1, ASM39032v3, whole genome shotgun sequence DNA harbors:
- the LOC108945647 gene encoding protein RADIALIS-like 1, with the protein MSSSQAQGSWTAKQNKAFEKALAVYDKDTPDRWSNVAKAVGGGKTAAEVKRHYEILVHDIMFIENGGVPFPIYTGGGTTNN; encoded by the coding sequence ATGTCTAGTTCTCAAGCCCAAGGATCATGGACTGCAAAGCAAAACAAGGCATTTGAGAAGGCATTGGCAGTGTATGACAAAGACACTCCTGACCGTTGGTCCAACGTTGCCAAAGCCGTAGGAGGAGGCAAAACAGCTGCAGAAGTGAAACGACATTATGAAATACTTGTCCATGATATCATGTTTATTGAGAATGGTGGGGTTCCCTTCCCCATCTACACTGGAGGAGGCACTACTAATAATTAG